A stretch of the Acidimicrobiales bacterium genome encodes the following:
- a CDS encoding SDR family oxidoreductase: MAGRTAVVTGGGHGLGRVMALALARAGAAVVVPDISPEHLRALLAEEPAIIGVRADVAEEADVRRVVDTAIGETGRLDVVVNNAGISPAAIRADAATNPVLFWELTGEEFRRFLGVHTVAPLLMASAALPHMRARDWGRIVNVTTSHVTMLGRGRAAYGPPKAASEALVAVMAHDLEGSGVTANVLIPGGAAATHPEREGTSARNLIDPEVMGPPAVFLASSDADGITARRFQACLWDPDRSDAQNVASSAAPVAWPAAPTRPGA; encoded by the coding sequence GTGGCCGGCCGCACGGCGGTCGTGACCGGGGGCGGCCACGGCCTCGGCCGGGTCATGGCGCTCGCGCTCGCGAGGGCCGGCGCCGCAGTCGTGGTCCCGGACATCTCGCCCGAGCACCTGCGGGCGCTGCTCGCCGAAGAGCCCGCGATCATCGGCGTGCGCGCAGACGTCGCCGAGGAGGCCGACGTCCGGCGCGTCGTCGACACCGCGATCGGCGAGACGGGACGCCTCGACGTGGTGGTGAACAACGCCGGCATCAGCCCGGCGGCGATCCGCGCCGACGCGGCGACCAATCCGGTGCTGTTCTGGGAGCTGACCGGAGAGGAGTTCCGCCGCTTCCTCGGCGTCCACACCGTCGCCCCGCTGCTGATGGCGAGCGCCGCGCTCCCACACATGCGCGCCCGTGACTGGGGGCGCATCGTCAACGTCACGACGAGCCACGTCACCATGCTCGGCCGCGGACGCGCCGCCTACGGCCCGCCCAAGGCAGCGAGCGAGGCGCTCGTCGCGGTGATGGCGCACGACCTCGAGGGCAGCGGGGTGACCGCCAACGTCCTCATCCCCGGTGGCGCCGCGGCGACGCACCCCGAGCGCGAGGGCACCTCCGCACGCAACCTCATCGACCCAGAGGTCATGGGACCGCCCGCCGTCTTCCTCGCCTCGAGCGACGCCGACGGCATCACGGCGCGCCGCTTCCAGGCCTGCCTGTGGGACCCGGATCGCTCGGACGCGCAGAACGTCGCCTCCTCGGCTGCCCCGGTCGCCTGGCCGGCCGCCCCGACACGACCCGGCGCATAG
- a CDS encoding ethanolamine ammonia-lyase reactivating factor EutA, translating to MHEGFGLDHEHPTAGGAPAAGPEATQGRPTERQMLAEDRIELHSVGVDIGSATSHVIFSRLELEKVGNHYVTIAREALYESPILLTPYEGQSAIDAAALGAFIEGAYEAAGVDHDDIDTGALILTGVALLRENSWRIAELFAREAGRMVAVSAGDNLEAVMAAYGSGAVDLSRSRRERVLNIDIGGGTTKFALCSDGHLEATLALDVGARLVVTDDAGSVLRIEPAGREICERLGIVLKVGDTLASVDGERLADCMATQVGRAIPQRASSTDAFLFRGEALDQQLEVAGVTFSGGVSEYIYGREATRFNDLGALLGAKVREIVEGLGLPVLGGGAGIRATVVGASQYTAQVSGSTIFLSDPAVLPLRNVPVVRPDLPLGDEVDPDAVSSAIASALQTFELEEERGPIALALRWTGTASFARLNALARGVAAATRRQCEEGSALVLVCDDDVGRLIGKHLSEELESPLRVVSIDCVELNAFDFIDIGEIVPGSGVVPVIIKSLVFPSLAAS from the coding sequence ATGCACGAGGGATTCGGCCTCGACCACGAGCATCCGACTGCCGGCGGCGCGCCGGCGGCCGGGCCCGAGGCGACGCAGGGCCGCCCGACCGAGCGGCAGATGCTCGCGGAGGACCGCATCGAGCTGCACAGCGTCGGCGTCGACATCGGGTCGGCGACCTCGCACGTGATCTTCTCGCGCCTGGAACTCGAGAAGGTGGGGAACCACTACGTCACGATCGCCCGCGAGGCGCTCTACGAGTCGCCCATCCTCCTCACCCCTTACGAGGGGCAGAGCGCGATCGACGCCGCCGCGCTCGGCGCCTTCATCGAGGGCGCCTACGAGGCGGCCGGCGTCGACCACGACGACATCGATACCGGGGCGCTGATCCTCACCGGCGTGGCGCTGTTGCGCGAGAACTCCTGGCGTATCGCCGAGCTGTTCGCGCGCGAGGCGGGGCGGATGGTGGCGGTGAGCGCCGGCGACAACCTCGAGGCGGTGATGGCCGCGTACGGTTCGGGCGCGGTCGACCTCTCGCGCTCGCGCCGGGAGCGCGTCCTCAACATCGACATCGGCGGCGGGACCACCAAGTTCGCCCTCTGCTCGGACGGCCACCTCGAGGCGACGCTCGCGCTCGACGTCGGCGCCCGGCTCGTGGTCACCGACGACGCCGGCAGCGTGCTCCGAATCGAGCCGGCGGGGCGGGAGATCTGCGAGCGCCTCGGGATCGTGCTGAAGGTCGGCGACACGCTCGCTTCGGTCGACGGCGAGCGGCTCGCGGACTGCATGGCCACCCAGGTCGGGCGCGCGATCCCCCAGCGGGCCTCTTCCACCGACGCCTTCCTCTTCCGCGGCGAGGCCCTCGACCAGCAGCTGGAGGTGGCCGGCGTGACCTTCTCCGGCGGCGTCTCGGAGTACATCTACGGCCGCGAGGCGACCCGCTTCAACGACCTCGGCGCGCTGCTCGGCGCGAAGGTCCGCGAGATCGTCGAGGGCCTCGGGCTGCCGGTCCTCGGCGGGGGGGCGGGGATCCGCGCCACCGTCGTCGGCGCGTCGCAGTACACGGCGCAGGTGAGCGGCAGCACGATCTTCCTCTCGGACCCCGCGGTCCTGCCGTTGCGCAACGTCCCGGTGGTACGCCCTGACCTCCCCCTCGGCGACGAGGTGGACCCCGACGCCGTGAGCAGCGCGATCGCGAGCGCGCTTCAGACCTTCGAGCTCGAGGAGGAGCGCGGGCCGATCGCCCTCGCGTTGCGGTGGACCGGGACGGCGAGCTTCGCTCGGCTGAACGCGCTCGCGCGCGGGGTTGCCGCGGCCACCCGCCGCCAGTGCGAGGAGGGGAGCGCCCTCGTGCTCGTCTGCGACGACGACGTCGGGCGCCTGATCGGCAAGCACCTCTCCGAGGAGCTCGAAAGCCCGCTTCGGGTGGTGTCGATCGACTGCGTCGAGCTGAACGCCTTCGACTTCATCGACATCGGCGAGATCGTGCCGGGCTCGGGGGTCGTCCCCGTGATCATCAAGTCGCTCGTCTTCCCGAGCCTCGCCGCGAGCTGA